In Heterodontus francisci isolate sHetFra1 chromosome 30, sHetFra1.hap1, whole genome shotgun sequence, a genomic segment contains:
- the LOC137346523 gene encoding octapeptide-repeat protein T2-like — RERQRDRETERQRERERERERERERQRQRETERDRERQRETERDRERDRDRQRDRQRERQRQRETGQRERGQTERERDRERQRERDRDRDRETERERRETERERQRQRETERDRGDRERQRETERDRERQRETETETERDRERQRGERERDRERQRERERDRERQRETETERDRDRDRDRDRDRDRDRDRDRDRDRDRERERQRQRQRQRQRQRETERDR, encoded by the exons agagagagacagagagacagagagacagagagacagagagagagagagagagagagagagagagagagagagagacagagacagagagagacagagagagacagagagagacagagagagacagagagagacagagagagagacagagacagacagagagacagacagagagagagacagagacagagagagacag gacagagagagagaggacagacagagagagagagagacagagagagacagagagagagagacagagacagagacagagagacagagagagagaggagagagacagagagagagagacagagacagagagagacagagagagacagaggagacagagagagacagagagagacagagagagacagagagagacagagagagacagagacagagacagagagagacagagagagacagagaggagagagagagagagacagagagagacagagagagagagagagagacagagagagacagagagagacagagacagagagagacagagacagagacagagacagagacagagacagagacagagacagagacagagacagagacagagacagagacagagagagagagagacagagacagagacagagacagagacagagacagagagagacagagagagacaga
- the LOC137346830 gene encoding octapeptide-repeat protein T2-like, with the protein DRERERQRETERQRQRETEREETERDRQRQRETDRDRERTDRDRERQRETERQRDRQRQDRDRQRQTETERDRERQRDRETERQRDRQRQNRDRQRQTETDRDRQRERERERQRERERERDRERETETERDRERERDRERETERQRQRDRDRERQRETETERDRDRDRDRDRDRDRDRDRDRDRDRDRQTRDRERQRETERDKRETERDRLIPFRGALYFN; encoded by the exons gacagagagagagagagacagagagagacagagagacagagacagagagagacagagagaga agagacagagagagacagacagagacagagagagacagacagagacagagagaggacagacagagacagagagagacagagagagacagagagacagagagacagacagagacaggacagagacagacagagacagacagagacagagagagacagagagagacagagagacagagagacagagagacagagagacagacagagacagaacagagacagacagagacagacagagacagacagagacagacagagagagagagagagagagagacagagagagagagagagagagagagacagagagagagagacagagacagagagagacagagagagagagagagacagagagagagagacagagagacagagacagagagacagagacagagagagacagagagagacagagacagagagagacagagacagagacagagacagagacagagacagagacagagacagagacagagacagagacagagacagagacagacagacgagagacagagagagacagagagagacagagagagacaagagagagacagagagagacagattgattccATTTAGGGGTGCCCTCTACTTCAATTAG